The Mytilus galloprovincialis chromosome 2, xbMytGall1.hap1.1, whole genome shotgun sequence genome has a window encoding:
- the LOC143063072 gene encoding L-proline trans-4-hydroxylase-like has protein sequence MTSCEYSCSPSGFVFDEGMKKDFLESGYIMIRNLLDEEEVSKIRQSLETSEDLQKNAFGVADENGKASKLVIWKHPGNDVTGMLGRCEKVVSTCEKLLGGEVYHYHTKLMMKEPLSGGSFIWHQDSGYWYHNGFLTPDMMTVFIAVDKCIKENGCLEIIRGSHKCGRIEHKKVGGQTGADIERVELIKKKFPLEHVEMNPGDALFFHSNLLHASNANNSDLRRWTLLSCYCKASNDTVTPHCLPSYTPLRKVPDSAIRECTSLDCSGKEFMDPEKDVNIKSTPGDKDKSRT, from the exons ATGACTTCTTGTG AATATAGCTGTTCCCCTAGTGGCTTTGTTTTTGACGAAGGAATGAAGAAAGACTTCTTGGAATCTGGATATATCATGATAAG GAATCTTTTAGACGAAGAAGAGGTCAGCAAAATAAGACAATCTTTAGAAACCAGCGAAGATCTTCAGAAAAATGCATTCGGG GTAGCCGATGAAAACGGAAAAGCAAGCAAACTTGTTATATGGAAACACCCCGGTAATGATGTCACGGGAATGTTAGGGCGATGTGAAAAAGTAGTCTCTACATGTGAAAAG CTTTTAGGTGGCGAAGTATACCACTATCATACTAAATTGATGATGAAAGAACCTCTCTCTGGCGGAAGTTTTATCTGGCATCAGGACTCTGG ATACTGGTATCATAATGGATTTCTGACTCCTGATATGATGACTGTGTTTATTGCAGTAGATAAATGTATTAAAGAAAATGGCTGTCTAGAA ATTATAAGAGGATCACACAAATGCGGCAGAATTGAACACAAAAAAGTCGGAGGTCAAACTGGTGCTGATATAGAGAGAGTGGAGCTTATTAAAAAGAAATTTCCTCTTGAGCATGTTGAAATGAATCCAG GTGATGCTTTATTTTTCCACTCTAATTTATTACATGCCAGTAATGCTAACAACAGTGATCTCCGACGTTGGACATTACTTTCATGTTACTGCAAAGCCAGTAATGACACAGTAACACCTCACTGTCTACCAAGTTATACACCACTGAGAAAG GTACCAGATTCAGCAATTCGGGAATGTACCAGTTTGGATTGTTCAGGAAAAGAGTTCATGGACCCAGAAAAAGATGTTAACATTAAATCTACACCAGGAGACAAAGACAAATCTA GAACATAG